One genomic window of Oncorhynchus clarkii lewisi isolate Uvic-CL-2024 chromosome 5, UVic_Ocla_1.0, whole genome shotgun sequence includes the following:
- the LOC139409494 gene encoding origin recognition complex subunit 1 isoform X11 produces MVRYFTRLRVRRIYKWGGRPYIFDRKLKSYGFEYLNMSVEGQEAVTTVTPGQYILIEGNDDEYPFVAKLLKLFGDESHKQKKALVQWFLRMSEVPQNKKLLLGRSPHPQEIFYYLGRACDDEINAESILGTVHVQHVPEDTPFPEPGTKDTLYVKLSWDTKAFNVLDPVLMQDTSASTPPKPALPLFPPCASPTATPVSRGPVHRALPTPDPTVMRRAGSVSDTRATMSAGKRSTLEAESIHSASKLSASKILSAKRRGSAADTLGVRKKLQLSIGASPGKKMTRSDVLCELLDEEMESEKVISLKLSSSVSHSLQHGCSLSPMRSGCKTPNGQRRFPWKLTSISLDRLSPTALGEQDFSRPTTPSRRKESAMAIREPALGVLAEEDSEDSPMQPIALTPRSKRKSAQLVSLRIRKQLNLLDNTQELISDGDDDCFVPSKKELQSSSDEEKTDSEEETVARKTRGRNCKTSVRTPHKTPSKKKELKSSSDEEKTDSEEETVARKTRGRNCKTSVRTPHKTPSKKVTPSTPRCATPCIPSRTVPARQPGNILEEARARLHVSSVPESLPCREQEFQDIYNFVESKVMDGTGGCMYISGVPGTGKTATIHEVIRCLQHASDMDEIPTFRFIEINGMKMTDPHQAYVQILQKLTDQKVTADHAAALLEKRFSNPAPKKETTVLLVDELDLLWTRKQNVMYNLFDWPTRRHARLVVLTIANTMDLPERIMINRVASRLGLTRMSFQPYSFKQLQQIITSRLNKVKAFEEDALQLVSRKVAALSGDARRCLDICRRATEICEHSASHPSSAGLVKMSHVMEALDEMFSSSYITAIRCASLQEQLFLRAVIAEFRRLGLEEATFQQVFVQHRTLSRVEGLQPISVSEGLAVCQRLGACRLLLLEASRLDMLQRVRLNVSQDDVLYALKPVRD; encoded by the exons ATGGTCCGCTACTTTACAAGACTGAGAGTGAGACGTATCTACAAATGGGGCGGAAGACCTTATATCTTCGACAGAAAATTAAAGAGTTATGGCTTTGA GTACTTGAACATGAGCGTGGAGGGTCAGGAGGCAGTCACCACTGTAACACCTGGCCAGTACATCCTCATTGAGGGAAATGATGATGAATACCCCTTTGTTGCCAAGCTTCTCAAGTTATTTGGCGATG AGTCCCACAAGCAGAAGAAGGCGCTGGTGCAGTGGTTCTTGCGCATGTCTGAGGTGCCCCAAAATAAGAAGTTGTTGCTGGGCAGGAGCCCCCATCCCCAGGAGATCTTCTACTACCTGGGACGTGCCTGTGACGATGAGATCAACGCAGAATCCATCCTTGGCACTGTACAT GTCCAGCACGTCCCTGAAGATACTCCTTTTCCAGAGCCTGGAACCAAGGACACCCTCTATGTAAAGCTGTCCTGGGACACCAAGGCCTTCAATGTTTTAGACCCTGTCCTGATGCAGGATACCTCTGCCTCAACCCCCCCCAAACctgctctccctctgtttcccccctgTGCTTCCCCCACGGCAACCCCTGTGTCTCGGGGCCCGGTGCATCGTGCCCTGCCCACCCCAGACCCCACAGTGATGAGGAGAGCAGGGTCTGTGTCTGACACTAGAGCCACCATGAGCGCCGGGAAGAGGAGTACCCTTGAGGCAGAGTCGATCCACTCTGCCTCCAAGCTCTCTGCCTCTAAAATCCTGAGCGCCAAGAGGAGGGGCAGCGCTGCAGACACACTGGGTGTACGCAAGAAACTACAGCTCAGCATCGGGGCTA GTCCAGGGAAGAAAATGACCAGATCAGATGTCCTCTGTGAGCTCTTGGATGAAGAGATGGAGTCAGAGAAAGTTATATCCCTCAAACTGAGCTCCTCGGTTTCACACTCCCTCCAGCATGGCTGCAGCCTCTCTCCCATGAGAAGTGGCTGCAAGACCCCTAACGGCCAGAGGAGGTTCCCCTGGAAGCTCACCTCGATCAGCCTGGACAGACTGTCTCCTACTGCCCTGGGAGAACAGGACTTTtccag ACCTACCACCCCCTCCAGGAGGAAAGAGTCTGCCATGGCCATTAGAGAGCCTGCTCTGGGGGTGCT GGCGGAGGAGGACTCTGAGGACTCTCCCATGCAGCCGATTGCCTTGACTCCTCGCTCCAAGAGGAAGTCAGCCCAGCTGGTGTCGTTACGCATCAGGAAGCAGTT GAATCTGTTGGACAATACCCAAGAGCTGATCTCCGATGGCGATGATGACTGTTTCGTTCCCTCCAAGAAGGAACTACAGAGCAGCAGCGATGAAGAGAAGACCGATAGTGAGGAAGAGACCGTGGCGAGGAAGACCAGAGGAAGAAATTGCAAGACCTCCGTCAGGACCCCACACAAAACGCCCAGCAAGAAG AAGGAACTAAAGAGCAGCAGCGATGAAGAGAAGACCGATAGTGAGGAAGAGACCGTGGCGAGGAAGACCAGAGGAAGAAATTGCAAGACCTCCGTCAGGACCCCACACAAAACGCCCAGCAAGAAG GTCACCCCAAGTACCCCCCGTTGTGCCACTCCCTGTATTCCCAGCCGGACTGTTCCAGCCAGGCAGCCTGGGAACATCCTGGAGGAGGCCAGGGCTAG GCTGCATGTGTCGTCAGTACCAGAATCTCTTCCCTGTAGGGAGCAGGAGTTCCAGGATATCTATAATTTTGTGGAGAGCAAGGTTATGGATGGGACCGGAGG GTGTATGTACATCTCTGGTGTTCCGGGAACTGGAAAAACCGCCACCATCCACGAGGTTATCCGGTGTCTACAGCACGCCTCTGATATGGATGAAATCCCCACGTTCCGATTCATCGAGATCAACGGCATGAAGATGACCGACCCTCACCAAGCCTACGTCCAGAttctacag AAACTGACGGACCAGAAGGTGACCGCTGACCACGCCGCAGCCCTATTGGAGAAAAGGTTCAGTAACCCCGCCCCCAAGAAGGAGACCACCGTGCTACTGGTGGACGAG ctggaCCTTCTGTGGACCAGGAAGCAGAATGTCATGTACAACCTGTTTGATTGGCCGACAAGGCGCCACGCCCGCCTGGTGGTGCTGACCATTGCCAACACCATGGACCTTCCTGAGCGGATCATGATCAACAGGGTGGCCAGCAGACTG GGCCTGACCAGGATGTCGTTCCAGCCGTACAGCTTCAAGCAGCTGCAGCAGATCATCACGTCCAGACTGAACAAGGTCAAGGCCTTCGAGGAGGACGCTTTGCAGCTGGTCTCCAGAAAG GTGGCAGCGTTGTCAGGAGACGCCCGGCGCTGTCTGGACATCTGTCGCCGCGCCACTGAGATTTGCGAACACTCCGCCTCGCACCCGTCCTCCGCGGGATTGGTGAAAATGAGTCATGTGATGGAGGCGCTGGATGAGAtgttctcctcctcctacatCACGGCCATTAG GTGTGCATCGTTGCAGGAACAGCTCTTCCTGAGGGCGGTCATTGCTGAGTTCAGACGACTGGGACTGGAGGAGGCCACCTTCCAACAG gtGTTTGTGCAGCACCGGACTCTGAGTCGTGTGGAGGGCCTGCAGCCCATCAGTGTGTCCGAGGGTCTGGCCGTGTGTCAGCGTCTGGGTGCGTGTCGTCTGCTGCTGCTGGAGGCCAGCCGTCTAGACATGCTACAGCGGGTCAGACTCAACGTCAGCCAGGATGACGTGCTCTACGCACTCAAACCTGTCAGAGACTGA
- the LOC139409494 gene encoding origin recognition complex subunit 1 isoform X3 has protein sequence MVRYFTRLRVRRIYKWGGRPYIFDRKLKSYGFEYLNMSVEGQEAVTTVTPGQYILIEGNDDEYPFVAKLLKLFGDESHKQKKALVQWFLRMSEVPQNKKLLLGRSPHPQEIFYYLGRACDDEINAESILGTVHVQHVPEDTPFPEPGTKDTLYVKLSWDTKAFNVLDPVLMQDTSASTPPKPALPLFPPCASPTATPVSRGPVHRALPTPDPTVMRRAGSVSDTRATMSAGKRSTLEAESIHSASKLSASKILSAKRRGSAADTLGVRKKLQLSIGASPGKKMTRSDVLCELLDEEMESEKVISLKLSSSVSHSLQHGCSLSPMRSGCKTPNGQRRFPWKLTSISLDRLSPTALGEQDFSRPTTPSRRKESAMAIREPALGVLAEEDSEDSPMQPIALTPRSKRKSAQLVSLRIRKQLNLLDNTQELISDGDDDCFVPSKKELQSSSDEEKTDSEEETVARKTRGRNCKTSVRTPHKTPSKKKELKSSSDEEKTDSEEETVARKTRGRNCKTSVRTPHKTPSKKELKSSSDEEKTDSEEETDSEEETVARKTRARNCKTSVRTPHKTPSKKKELQSSSDEEKTDSEEETDSEEETVARKTRARNCKTSVRTPHKTPSKKKELQSSSDEEKTDSEEETDSEEETVARKTRARNCKTSVRTPHKTPSKKKELQSSSDEEKTDSEEETDSEEETVARKTRARNCKTSVRTPHKTPSKKKELQSSSNEEKTVVKKTRGRNCKTSVRTPHKTPSKKVTPSTPRCATPCIPSRTVPARQPGNILEEARARLHVSSVPESLPCREQEFQDIYNFVESKVMDGTGGCMYISGVPGTGKTATIHEVIRCLQHASDMDEIPTFRFIEINGMKMTDPHQAYVQILQKLTDQKVTADHAAALLEKRFSNPAPKKETTVLLVDELDLLWTRKQNVMYNLFDWPTRRHARLVVLTIANTMDLPERIMINRVASRLGLTRMSFQPYSFKQLQQIITSRLNKVKAFEEDALQLVSRKVAALSGDARRCLDICRRATEICEHSASHPSSAGLVKMSHVMEALDEMFSSSYITAIRCASLQEQLFLRAVIAEFRRLGLEEATFQQVFVQHRTLSRVEGLQPISVSEGLAVCQRLGACRLLLLEASRLDMLQRVRLNVSQDDVLYALKPVRD, from the exons ATGGTCCGCTACTTTACAAGACTGAGAGTGAGACGTATCTACAAATGGGGCGGAAGACCTTATATCTTCGACAGAAAATTAAAGAGTTATGGCTTTGA GTACTTGAACATGAGCGTGGAGGGTCAGGAGGCAGTCACCACTGTAACACCTGGCCAGTACATCCTCATTGAGGGAAATGATGATGAATACCCCTTTGTTGCCAAGCTTCTCAAGTTATTTGGCGATG AGTCCCACAAGCAGAAGAAGGCGCTGGTGCAGTGGTTCTTGCGCATGTCTGAGGTGCCCCAAAATAAGAAGTTGTTGCTGGGCAGGAGCCCCCATCCCCAGGAGATCTTCTACTACCTGGGACGTGCCTGTGACGATGAGATCAACGCAGAATCCATCCTTGGCACTGTACAT GTCCAGCACGTCCCTGAAGATACTCCTTTTCCAGAGCCTGGAACCAAGGACACCCTCTATGTAAAGCTGTCCTGGGACACCAAGGCCTTCAATGTTTTAGACCCTGTCCTGATGCAGGATACCTCTGCCTCAACCCCCCCCAAACctgctctccctctgtttcccccctgTGCTTCCCCCACGGCAACCCCTGTGTCTCGGGGCCCGGTGCATCGTGCCCTGCCCACCCCAGACCCCACAGTGATGAGGAGAGCAGGGTCTGTGTCTGACACTAGAGCCACCATGAGCGCCGGGAAGAGGAGTACCCTTGAGGCAGAGTCGATCCACTCTGCCTCCAAGCTCTCTGCCTCTAAAATCCTGAGCGCCAAGAGGAGGGGCAGCGCTGCAGACACACTGGGTGTACGCAAGAAACTACAGCTCAGCATCGGGGCTA GTCCAGGGAAGAAAATGACCAGATCAGATGTCCTCTGTGAGCTCTTGGATGAAGAGATGGAGTCAGAGAAAGTTATATCCCTCAAACTGAGCTCCTCGGTTTCACACTCCCTCCAGCATGGCTGCAGCCTCTCTCCCATGAGAAGTGGCTGCAAGACCCCTAACGGCCAGAGGAGGTTCCCCTGGAAGCTCACCTCGATCAGCCTGGACAGACTGTCTCCTACTGCCCTGGGAGAACAGGACTTTtccag ACCTACCACCCCCTCCAGGAGGAAAGAGTCTGCCATGGCCATTAGAGAGCCTGCTCTGGGGGTGCT GGCGGAGGAGGACTCTGAGGACTCTCCCATGCAGCCGATTGCCTTGACTCCTCGCTCCAAGAGGAAGTCAGCCCAGCTGGTGTCGTTACGCATCAGGAAGCAGTT GAATCTGTTGGACAATACCCAAGAGCTGATCTCCGATGGCGATGATGACTGTTTCGTTCCCTCCAAGAAGGAACTACAGAGCAGCAGCGATGAAGAGAAGACCGATAGTGAGGAAGAGACCGTGGCGAGGAAGACCAGAGGAAGAAATTGCAAGACCTCCGTCAGGACCCCACACAAAACGCCCAGCAAGAAG AAGGAACTAAAGAGCAGCAGCGATGAAGAGAAGACCGATAGTGAGGAAGAGACCGTGGCGAGGAAGACCAGAGGAAGAAATTGCAAGACCTCCGTCAGGACCCCACACAAAACGCCCAGCAAGAAG GAACTAAAGAGCAGCAGCGATGAAGAGAAGACCGATAGTGAGGAAGAGACCGATAGTGAGGAAGAGACCGTGGCGAGGAAGACCAGAGCAAGAAATTGCAAGACCTCCGTCAGGACCCCACACAAAACGCCCAGCAAGAAG AAGGAACTACAGAGCAGCAGCGATGAAGAGAAGACCGATAGTGAGGAAGAGACCGATAGTGAGGAAGAGACCGTGGCGAGGAAGACCAGAGCAAGAAATTGCAAGACCTCCGTCAGGACCCCACACAAAACGCCCAGCAAGAAG AAGGAACTACAGAGCAGCAGCGATGAAGAGAAGACCGATAGTGAGGAAGAGACCGATAGTGAGGAAGAGACCGTGGCGAGGAAGACCAGAGCAAGAAATTGCAAGACCTCCGTCAGGACCCCACACAAAACGCCCAGCAAGAAG AAGGAACTACAGAGCAGCAGCGATGAAGAGAAGACCGATAGTGAGGAAGAGACCGATAGTGAGGAAGAGACCGTGGCGAGGAAGACCAGAGCAAGAAATTGCAAGACCTCCGTCAGGACCCCACACAAAACGCCCAGCAAGAAG AAGGAACTACAGAGCAGCAGCAATGAAGAGAAGACCGTGGTGAAGAAGACCAGAGGAAGAAATTGCAAGACCTCCGTCAGGACCCCACACAAAACGCCCAGCAAGAAG GTCACCCCAAGTACCCCCCGTTGTGCCACTCCCTGTATTCCCAGCCGGACTGTTCCAGCCAGGCAGCCTGGGAACATCCTGGAGGAGGCCAGGGCTAG GCTGCATGTGTCGTCAGTACCAGAATCTCTTCCCTGTAGGGAGCAGGAGTTCCAGGATATCTATAATTTTGTGGAGAGCAAGGTTATGGATGGGACCGGAGG GTGTATGTACATCTCTGGTGTTCCGGGAACTGGAAAAACCGCCACCATCCACGAGGTTATCCGGTGTCTACAGCACGCCTCTGATATGGATGAAATCCCCACGTTCCGATTCATCGAGATCAACGGCATGAAGATGACCGACCCTCACCAAGCCTACGTCCAGAttctacag AAACTGACGGACCAGAAGGTGACCGCTGACCACGCCGCAGCCCTATTGGAGAAAAGGTTCAGTAACCCCGCCCCCAAGAAGGAGACCACCGTGCTACTGGTGGACGAG ctggaCCTTCTGTGGACCAGGAAGCAGAATGTCATGTACAACCTGTTTGATTGGCCGACAAGGCGCCACGCCCGCCTGGTGGTGCTGACCATTGCCAACACCATGGACCTTCCTGAGCGGATCATGATCAACAGGGTGGCCAGCAGACTG GGCCTGACCAGGATGTCGTTCCAGCCGTACAGCTTCAAGCAGCTGCAGCAGATCATCACGTCCAGACTGAACAAGGTCAAGGCCTTCGAGGAGGACGCTTTGCAGCTGGTCTCCAGAAAG GTGGCAGCGTTGTCAGGAGACGCCCGGCGCTGTCTGGACATCTGTCGCCGCGCCACTGAGATTTGCGAACACTCCGCCTCGCACCCGTCCTCCGCGGGATTGGTGAAAATGAGTCATGTGATGGAGGCGCTGGATGAGAtgttctcctcctcctacatCACGGCCATTAG GTGTGCATCGTTGCAGGAACAGCTCTTCCTGAGGGCGGTCATTGCTGAGTTCAGACGACTGGGACTGGAGGAGGCCACCTTCCAACAG gtGTTTGTGCAGCACCGGACTCTGAGTCGTGTGGAGGGCCTGCAGCCCATCAGTGTGTCCGAGGGTCTGGCCGTGTGTCAGCGTCTGGGTGCGTGTCGTCTGCTGCTGCTGGAGGCCAGCCGTCTAGACATGCTACAGCGGGTCAGACTCAACGTCAGCCAGGATGACGTGCTCTACGCACTCAAACCTGTCAGAGACTGA